A portion of the Natronococcus sp. AD-5 genome contains these proteins:
- a CDS encoding dihydrolipoyl dehydrogenase, with amino-acid sequence MDEFDIVVIGGGSGSQVATAAADEGLEAAVIEPGPLGGACITRGCVPSKALIHRADVVDEIRRAEGFGVQADLEGVSYAEITSSIRETVYEKADRQEESLEDDERVTLYRGEGRFVDERTLEVDPADDETRQIRSETIVIAVGGRPTTPPVDGLEDVDFLTSDDALFLDERPDELVIVGGGYIAAELGYFFGALGADVSIVGRSDRLVPREDDDVSAAVTGGLERHCELYTGYEAAAVEEVEGDRIAVTAEPADGDGADGDAVELAADDLLVAAGRRPNTDALEVETAGIETDEKGYVETDDCLETSVDDIWALGDVVGDEPYKHAADYEARIVTTNVLETVKRAVDYEAMPHAIFTAPQVASVGRTEAELEDAGREYESTRVSYDAAPLGLILEADEGFVKVLAAPDGEILGCHVVGPQASVLIQEVVVAMDSGGGTVDDVANPVHVHPALSEVVYAAFDDLSSNPYSTAPDWRGVNDD; translated from the coding sequence ATGGACGAATTCGACATCGTCGTGATCGGCGGCGGGTCGGGAAGCCAGGTAGCCACCGCGGCGGCCGACGAGGGTCTCGAGGCGGCCGTGATCGAACCCGGACCGCTCGGCGGCGCCTGTATCACCAGGGGCTGCGTCCCCTCGAAGGCGCTCATCCACCGGGCCGACGTCGTCGACGAGATCCGCCGCGCGGAGGGGTTCGGCGTACAGGCCGACCTCGAGGGCGTCTCCTACGCCGAGATCACGTCGTCGATCCGCGAGACGGTCTACGAGAAGGCCGACCGACAGGAGGAATCGCTCGAGGACGACGAGCGCGTTACCCTCTACCGCGGCGAGGGACGGTTCGTCGACGAGCGCACGCTCGAGGTCGATCCCGCCGACGACGAAACCCGGCAGATCCGAAGCGAAACGATCGTCATCGCGGTCGGCGGCCGTCCGACGACGCCGCCGGTCGACGGCCTCGAGGACGTCGACTTTCTCACCAGCGACGACGCGCTCTTTCTCGACGAGCGGCCGGACGAACTCGTGATCGTCGGCGGCGGCTACATCGCGGCCGAACTGGGCTACTTCTTCGGCGCGCTCGGCGCGGACGTCTCGATCGTCGGCCGGAGCGACCGGCTCGTCCCGCGGGAGGACGACGACGTCAGCGCCGCGGTGACAGGCGGCCTCGAGCGACACTGCGAGCTGTACACCGGCTACGAGGCGGCGGCGGTCGAGGAGGTGGAAGGCGACCGAATTGCCGTCACCGCGGAGCCGGCCGACGGCGACGGCGCGGACGGTGACGCGGTCGAACTCGCGGCCGACGACCTCCTGGTCGCGGCCGGGCGGCGGCCGAACACGGACGCGCTCGAGGTCGAGACCGCCGGGATCGAGACGGACGAGAAGGGGTACGTCGAGACCGACGACTGCCTCGAGACGAGCGTCGACGATATCTGGGCGCTCGGCGACGTCGTCGGCGACGAGCCGTACAAGCACGCGGCCGACTACGAGGCCCGGATCGTTACGACGAACGTGCTCGAGACGGTCAAGCGGGCCGTCGACTACGAGGCGATGCCCCACGCGATCTTCACCGCGCCGCAGGTCGCGAGCGTCGGCCGAACGGAGGCGGAACTCGAGGACGCCGGCCGGGAGTACGAGTCGACGCGCGTGAGCTACGACGCCGCGCCGCTCGGCTTGATCCTCGAGGCCGACGAGGGGTTCGTCAAGGTGCTCGCGGCGCCGGACGGCGAAATCCTCGGCTGTCACGTCGTCGGGCCGCAGGCGTCGGTCCTGATCCAGGAGGTCGTCGTCGCGATGGACAGCGGCGGCGGGACCGTCGACGACGTCGCGAACCCCGTCCACGTTCACCCGGCGCTCTCGGAGGTCGTCTACGCGGCGTTCGACGACCTCTCCTCGAATCCGTACTCGACGGCGCCGGACTGGCGGGGCGTAAACGACGACTGA
- a CDS encoding type II toxin-antitoxin system HicB family antitoxin, protein MPTDPEIDTSEYPALEDADVTVRVENGLYIADDEVTGVSSQGPSEEEAIANLAEAVDTYTDGQSDDTGDDWL, encoded by the coding sequence ATGCCCACCGATCCGGAGATCGACACGAGCGAGTACCCCGCCCTCGAGGACGCCGACGTCACCGTCCGCGTCGAGAACGGGCTGTACATCGCCGACGACGAGGTGACGGGCGTCTCGAGCCAGGGACCCTCCGAGGAGGAAGCGATCGCGAACCTCGCCGAGGCCGTCGACACCTACACCGACGGCCAGTCGGACGACACCGGCGACGACTGGCTGTAG